The following DNA comes from Halobacteriovorax sp. HLS.
CCGGCAGAACTTTTTTTTCTAAAATTTCTGGAGTAACTCCTAAGATAGTCGCGGAAGTTGAGATCACTTCTTCCCAGTTCTTATCATTGTCAATAACAACAAGATGATCATGGGTTTGTGAAAACTCTCCGTTTACTATAAGAGCAACTTCTAAATTATTTTCAACGATGAAATCAAAAATGATTTTTGCTGTTTGCTCTTCTTTGGTAAAAGCATGAGTAATAATTAAGTCGACATTAGGAAGTATATTAAGTAGATCTATAACCTCAGAGGCATTATTTCGAGGTATGACTTCGCTTCCAACATAAGTTTTTAGGTTAATAGAGAGAAGATCTCTTAAATTTCCGTTTTCCTCAACGAGAATAACCTGAGACACATTTTGCTCCTTTATGAACTTATTAATATGTTACAGGTAAATGGATTTTATATCTACTGAGAAATAACTGATTAGCTTGGTATTAGTCTCTTAATAATTCATCTGGTGCCGTTGTTATATTGCGCTCAATATCCTGATTCATCTGGCCGTGAAGTTTAGCTATAGTCATCGATCTCTTTACTCCAAAACCATCTCTTTTAAAAACCTTCCAACCAGCGTGGAACATAGATTTTCTGACACTGATATGTCCTGAGTAGGTGGCCATGATAACTGAGTCGTGAGCAACTTCCTTTAATAGTGAAAACCATTCACAAGTCCAAAGAGTAGGATTTTTCTTGTGTGAGAATGGATCTTGAAAAATGGACAGAACATCTTTTAGTAGGCCTTCTTTTGCGGCCAAAGGAGTTGTCTGTCTAGCATCTCCAAGTAAAATATAGAACTCAAAATTATTATTTTTAGAATAGTAATAGGTAAGATCATTCAGTTTTATCTTCTCTAGGTTCTTAAAGATAGGACAATCAATATTATCAGATACCCAGTGAATTAAACCTTCATCAATTTCGGTACTAATAAATTTAATTTCTACGTTTTGACTCTCTAAATTTTCGTAGCTTAGTTTTGGACCAAGTCCTAGGCCTAAACCTACTTCAAATATTGTGAATGGGTTCGCAATTTTTGATTGGGAGAGAATTTCACATCCTAAGATGTAGTTATATTCAGTTTCTTCAACAGCTCCAGAAGTAGAGTGACAATTTTCATCAAAGTAGGAGCTATAGAGTGTGAAGCTTGAGTCTTCGGTCTCTACTAGTTTGTAACTACCCAATTTTCCGTCAAAGTCTTTCATGATACTGCTTCACTTAAGGAGTTCTTTCAATACTTCAGTATCGAAACCTCTAGAATTACTTAATTTTATTATTATTCTTAATACTTAACTTAATTAATTCGGAATTGTTACCGAAAAGTAGGGTAATGAGTTTAAAATATAAAGTATTATTCATTTCTACCCTTACTGTACTTGCCTCTTGTGGTGATCAGCATAAGGGAAAAAGTAGGGCTCCAGCTGCTACAGGGCAATCATTTACTTCTGAGATTAAAACACTTGATGCCAATTCTCTAAGTATTGCTTATAGAGTTTGTAATTCTTTTCGCTCTAAGCGTAACTATTGGCATATGAATTCGATAATTGGAAAGAAGGCCAATTTAAGCGTTACTTCGAAGCAGTGTGGAACAACTATTTCTAATTCAAATTCTTTAGAGACGGTTATCTCCGCTTCAAATCTATCTGCTCAAATTATCTTTGCTAGCCTCAGCTCACTAGATTATAAAAAAGATGTAGAGACAGATCAGCATGGACTTATTGCACAATCTTGTAAGACAGTACTGTCTGGAAATAATACTATCAACTTCTACAGTTATCAAAAAACTCAAAGAGTCTATACTGAATTCTTACAAATTGCTGATCACGTAGACAGAGTAGATATAAAGTTCGCGGCACCTGAATTTGATGATAAAAATGAGCTTACAGGGTATACCTCCTATAAAGTTGTGTCGTTTGAGGTTAAAACATCTGAAGATCCGAATGACGCAATTGATGCTTCTCAAGAAGAAATATATTTGGGAACTGTTACCAAAGCTACTGAAGTTGAAGATTGTGAAAGCGGTGGAAATTCAAGCTTTGTTCAAACTCTAGATTCAATTCTATAATATTCTTACATTCCTTTACTCTTTGTTATAAATAGATCTTAATTAGATAAATCTAAGGAGGATCTATGAAATCATTAATCGTGCTATGTGCACTCCTATTGCCATCAGTTACCTTTGCAAACCCAAGAGGCCAAATAAAAGATAATATCTCGAGACTAGCAAGAAGAGTTGAAATAGATGTTATCGACAGTGAAATTTCTAATGAAGAATTAAGGAAAGTTCAGATGCAATTAACTCAAGCGCTGCGAGCTCTATCTGGACAGGATGGGAGTGATTATGGACAGTGTTTAGACTTTGTTCTTCCGATCTATCAAGCAAGATATGGTTCAAATACTGCTATTGAAAAATCTAAGGAATTATGTAGAAGTGTTTCTGATACTAGGGTTCTTGAGTTTATCTATAATCAATTAAAATCAACAAATACAACAACTACAGCTCTTTCTAGAGCGGCCGAGTATAGTGATGATTCTGTTTTAGGGAAAGTTCGCATTATTGAATTTGCTTTTGATAAGCATAGTTCACAATATACGACAACA
Coding sequences within:
- a CDS encoding MnmC family methyltransferase, producing MKDFDGKLGSYKLVETEDSSFTLYSSYFDENCHSTSGAVEETEYNYILGCEILSQSKIANPFTIFEVGLGLGLGPKLSYENLESQNVEIKFISTEIDEGLIHWVSDNIDCPIFKNLEKIKLNDLTYYYSKNNNFEFYILLGDARQTTPLAAKEGLLKDVLSIFQDPFSHKKNPTLWTCEWFSLLKEVAHDSVIMATYSGHISVRKSMFHAGWKVFKRDGFGVKRSMTIAKLHGQMNQDIERNITTAPDELLRD